A genomic window from Dechloromonas sp. A34 includes:
- a CDS encoding NAD(P)/FAD-dependent oxidoreductase, translated as MEQQAKEIERQECDVLVIGGGPAGTTVAPLLAEKGYRVVLLEKARHPRFHIGESLLPANLPLFEKMGIADQVKAIGMVKPGAEFVSPHHEMPQVFHFADAWDKTMPYAYQVKRDEFDTILIRNAEKKGVEVHENCKAKVVDFLPDNSGAVVKAQNDDGSQLEWKARFVVDASGRDTFLANRFQIKHRNPKHNSSAIYGHFAGARRHDGQAEGNITIFWFEHGWFWFIPMMNDVTSIGMVTWPYYMKTIGERSLGKFLMDGIAMCPALGERMKEAKLVNKVEATGNFSYVSERNHGQNYLLLGDAYAFIDPVFSSGVLLAMNSGVLGAEAIDTCLRQPAQAAAALKRFDALMKHGPKEFSWFIYRVTNPIMRDFFMHPKNIFRVKEALLSVLAGDIFGKTPIWRSIKMFKLLYYIANIIQPKRAFIGWKRRHFNIRPVEVPPVYNA; from the coding sequence CAAGGCACCCGCGTTTTCATATCGGCGAATCGCTGTTGCCGGCCAATCTGCCGCTTTTCGAAAAAATGGGCATCGCCGACCAGGTCAAGGCAATCGGCATGGTCAAGCCGGGCGCCGAGTTCGTCTCGCCGCACCACGAAATGCCTCAGGTCTTCCATTTCGCGGATGCCTGGGACAAGACGATGCCCTATGCCTACCAGGTCAAGCGCGATGAGTTCGACACCATCCTGATCCGCAATGCCGAAAAGAAAGGGGTCGAGGTCCACGAAAATTGCAAGGCCAAGGTTGTCGATTTTCTGCCCGACAACAGTGGAGCCGTGGTCAAGGCGCAGAACGACGACGGCAGCCAGCTCGAATGGAAAGCGCGCTTCGTAGTCGACGCCTCCGGGCGAGACACCTTCCTCGCCAACCGCTTTCAGATCAAGCATCGCAATCCGAAGCACAACAGTTCGGCGATCTACGGCCATTTCGCCGGCGCCAGGCGCCACGACGGCCAGGCTGAAGGCAACATCACCATTTTCTGGTTCGAGCACGGCTGGTTCTGGTTCATCCCGATGATGAACGACGTGACCAGCATCGGCATGGTGACCTGGCCGTACTACATGAAGACCATCGGCGAGCGCAGCCTGGGAAAATTCCTGATGGACGGCATCGCCATGTGTCCGGCGCTGGGCGAACGCATGAAGGAAGCCAAACTGGTCAACAAGGTCGAGGCGACCGGCAACTTCTCCTATGTCTCGGAGCGCAATCACGGCCAGAACTACCTGCTGCTCGGCGATGCATACGCCTTCATCGATCCAGTGTTTTCCTCCGGCGTGCTGCTCGCCATGAACAGCGGCGTGCTCGGTGCCGAAGCCATCGATACCTGCCTGCGCCAGCCGGCACAGGCCGCCGCCGCCCTCAAGCGTTTCGATGCGCTGATGAAACACGGGCCAAAGGAATTCTCATGGTTCATCTATCGGGTGACCAATCCGATCATGCGCGACTTCTTCATGCATCCGAAGAACATTTTTCGGGTCAAGGAAGCCCTGCTCTCGGTACTGGCCGGCGACATCTTCGGCAAGACGCCGATCTGGCGCTCGATCAAGATGTTCAAGCTGCTTTACTACATTGCCAACATCATCCAGCCGAAGCGCGCTTTCATTGGCTGGAAACGTCGGCACTTCAACATTCGCCCGGTCGAAGTTCCACCCGTCTATAACGCCTAG